Sequence from the Miscanthus floridulus cultivar M001 chromosome 16, ASM1932011v1, whole genome shotgun sequence genome:
attttcagactacgtttgaattttttaTAATTGAAAAATACTTCTACCGCACCGGGATTGTCATCTCGCGTGGACAAGACCTTCTAATTTTTGGGTGGGCTCATGTACATGGTCTAAAAATACACTCttcaacatgaatattatttttcgaaTGGCTGCGTTTGATTATTTTATGCACCTGCAGTTTAAATTTGGACTATGCGAGAAAAtgcaaggaaataaaataattgtATAAAATATAGCAAAATATCATCAAAAGGTCCCAAATTTGTACATTGTACTTGAAACAATATGTTTAGCCCACAGGAAAAAATTGGaaccaaaaaaccaaaaaaaaaaaatctttgccgactgccgtggggaggcagtcggcaaaggatttgccgactgtatgcagtcggtaaagcctttgccgactgccgcttTACGGCAGTCGGGAAAGGCTCTgttgttttaaaaaaataaaaaaaaggaagggATAACCCTATCCACTCACACCCCCCCCGCCCACCCCCCGACGCCGCGCCCGCCCCCGCGACCCCCCGCCttcaccgcgccgccgccgcccccgcgtGCCGCGCGCCCGCCCTGCGCCCCCCGCCCGGCCGGCCGCGGCCAGATCCGCCGCGCCCCGGCGCCCGCGCGCGGTCCCGCAGGCACCGCTGCCCCCGCCCCGCGCGTTTCCCCCCGGCCGTcccgccgccacggccgccgccCCTGGCCTGCTTCCTCTCTCGCGCCCCCCCCCTCCCTTCCTTCCTCCGCCGCCCACCCCCctttccctcctcttcctcctcctcccttccccTGCCTCTTCCCCCCCTTCGCCCGTCTTCcgtccccccccccctccctccttccctctcTCCCCTCCCAGCTCTCCCGTCCGGCCTCGCGCTCGTCCTCCGGCTCTCCTGTCGCTGCCCGCTGCGGCGCCGCCCGTTCTCTCCTTGCCTTCTCTTGGTCTCCTCCCCAAGCCGGCCAAGCCGGCAAGCCGCCTCCCGCCGGCTGCCCTCCGCCGTGGCCTGGCCGGCGGCCACGCCCAGGCTCCTGCTCCCGACTGGCCGGCTGCCCCCCTGCTCCTGGCTCCTGCAGTCCTGCATCTGTCATCTCTGCTGCAGCTGCACATCTCGGTGAGCTACTGCCTACTGTTTTACTGAGATCCAGATCAGCTTCTATTTTCGATTTTGAATATTTAGTGATTCAGTCATATTGTAGCTTGTCCTTGCGAGCCGTGTATGTGATGTCGGCCATCGAGCCGTGTATGTGATGTCGGCCATCGAGCCGTGTATGTGATGTCGGCCATCGAGCCGTGTATGTGATGTTGAATTCTTTTTGCAGGTTCTGGAAACCTCTCCGTAcaagggaggttctgccgaaaattTGTACTTATATTGTTTTGTTGTGTTTCAGAAAAGCGCGGATCCGAAGTAGCCCCGTGCCTTGGTCGTCGGCCTGCACAGCGTCACCTCGGCAccttaggtataacccctcttcccATATCATGGTCTAGGTCGCGTCAccaagttaggtgtctcccgtccgaaatTGATACAGTTGGAAGTAGTACttccaaccgtatctgtttcggattgtccacgttttttggacagcccacggatgcgtagatgggttagcttCCATGTCTTGCTCATGTCTGAGTCGTAGTTTCGGTTGCACCTCccggttgttctccggatacacacacTCCCTACggggacgtgtatctggagaacagcggggaggtgctgccgaaattccgatTCAGACGTGGGCATGCATGGaagctaacccatctacgcatccgcgggtgggattaggacctatccttcacctattagcaGGTAGGAACGCCATGTAGATGCAATGCCTGGTTTTACTACTTGCTTATGCATACGTATTACAGAGGATGGCtaaccgtgattggatgtacacgggctttgCAAGAAAGGACGAGGATTGGGTTAGGGGGACCTCTAATTTCCTAGACCAAGCATTTGGCCCGGCTGCTAGAGGGTCGattcggatgccgtgtccctgtAGGAGTTGTAAGAactcaaaaagaaaaataaaggatGAGATTTGGAAAGATCTGTACAGAAACGGCTATGTGGAAGATTACAAGACGTGGATCTTCCATGGTGAAAAAGcccgtattagagaggaggtgagaGCAGAGCTCGAGAAGTTTGATGGCGATGCCGGGGTGGATGACATGATTGTAGACTTCAACGAGGCACGTGGCAATGAAAGATTGGTGGAGGAGGATCCAGAggaaaccgcaaaggcgttctatgaaATGATGGAGTCGGCAAAGAAGCCACTTCACAAGTATACAACACTGTCGCAACTGGAATGCATGGGACgtctaatggggttgaagtcgcagTTGAACATGAGTCGGGAAGGCTTTAATCTCATGTTGCAAATATTTGGGGAaatgcttccggagggtcacgaGCTGCCGAAGAATGAGTACACGTCACAGaagctccttcgtgcacttaagatggaCTATGAGTCGATCCATGCTTGTCCTaatgggtgcgtcctatttagggggGAAGACCTTGAGAGCGCAacacactgtccaaagtgcaaagccTCTAGGTTTGTGGAGGTAGAGCGTAGTGATGGCACGAAGAAACAGTCGCCGATCCCAgagaaggtcctacggtaccttcctgtcataccgaggctgcaacggctgtacatgacggaggagtccgcgaaacaaatgagatggcacaagaatggcaaacgATACAGTGGCAacatggtacacccatcggatggtgatgcatggaagtacttcgATGCCCAACATCCGAGGAAAGCAgaggaggctcggaatgtacgtgTAGCATTCGCAACTGATAGGTTCAACCCGTATGGAATGATGGCGGCaccgtacacttgttggcccgtgtttgtgatacccctcaatctcccccccggcgtTATGTTTGATCCAAAGAACGTCTTCTTGTCGCTGATAATACCTGGACATCCGGgcaacaatatgggtgtgttcatgcagcCACTATGGGATGAATTGCTACGTGCTTGGGAGAAGGGAGTCCGTACATACGATCGAGCTTCAAAGAGGAACTTcataatgcatgtgtggtaccagtaTTCGTTGCACGACTTCTTGGCGTATGGCATATTCAGtgggtggtgtgttcacgggaagttcccttgcCCAACATGCAAGGCAACCGTGATGTTCACCTGGctcaagaagggtggcaagtattcgtcttttgacaaacatcgtcaattcctagatGACAACCATGAGTTTAGACGAGACACCAAGCACTTCACAAAAGGTGTTGAAGTCACCGACCCCAAACCTGAGATTATGAGCGGTGCACAGATCCTTGCCCagttggaggctttggaaatTGATCCAGACAATGGTGGTTTCAAAGGATATGGTGAGACACACATGTGGACCCATGTATCAGGCTTGCATAGGCTCCCCTACTTCaaggaccttcttcttccacacaacatcgatgtaatgcacacagagaagaatgtcgccgaggcactctgGGCTACAATCATGGATATAAAGGAGAAGTCGAAGGACAACGTTAAAGCTCGACTAGACGTGGAGGAGATCTGCGATAGACCAAAGTACGTGATGAAGACACCTGTTGAAGGCAAGAATTGGAGAAGGGGCCCGGCCGATTACATCATAAAAAGGAGCGACAGGAAGAAAGTGCTTGAGTGGATCAAGACGTTAATGTTTcctgatgggtatgcggcgaacctgagtaggggagtgaacttgaaGACTAtgaaagtcttagggatgaagagtcatgacttccacatatggattgagcggctccttcctgcgatgacccgTGGATACCTCCCAGAGCTAGTGTGGCGCGttttggcagagttgagctatttcttccgccagctttgtgcccgTGAGATATCTCGGGAAGTGATTCTTGAGCTGGAGCATGCTGCACCTCAGTTGATATGCAAGTTGGAGATGATCTTTCCTCCTGGCTTCTTCCTGCCGATGCaacatctgattttgcacctgccGCGTGAGGCACTTCTGGGGGGGCCTGTGTGGGCTCGTTGGTGCTATACAATCGAGAGGTGTTTGAAGACTCTTCGTAAAAAGTGTAAAAacaaagccaaaattgaggcttctgtgGCAGAGGCATTCAGAGTGGAGGAGGTGTCCAATTTCACAAAGGCATACTATGCTGAGAACACAACCCCTCGTTACAACAAAGAGTGGAGTTTATctaccctcagccttttcaaagggcaactcggaagggGAAGCACAGCTACCTGCAAGACGTTACAACAACATGAGTTTCACACTATCATGATGTACGTGTTAttgaaccttgatgaagtggTTCCTTATCGAacgtaagttctcaatgagctagTTACATATGCAGTCAATATCCTCCACCTATCGTGCCGACATCCTCTCTCTTGTTTTTTCAGGGAGTATATTTGTCAATTCTGGAAAAGGAATAGACCTCCTACCAACGAAGAAGAAGACGGTCTTCTCAAAAATAACAATCCCGATTTTATCTCTTGGTTCCATACGAAGGTACGACACAACTTACCTCTTTTGAACTTTGAGATTCCACTTTGTTCCTAGGAGCGAGTAATGTAGCGATCCATCTGGTCTCAACTTGCAGGCACGCACGGATAAAGAAATGAGTGATGAATTGAAACAGGTTGCACAGGGCTTTAGATCTAGGGTGGAAacattcaccgtttatgatgtgaatggctatcgctttcgcaCGAGGAGCTATGAGGATAGTCGGCCCACCCGAAAGACCACATGCTCAGGAGTTCGTACGTCCGGCAACGACAATCTCGACTATTATGGCATAGTCGAAGAAATATATGAGCTCCACTTTGAGGGCATGAAAGAACTTAAACCAGTGgtattcaaatgtcattggttCAATCCTAATGAAGTTAGAAGACAAGATGACATTGGGCAAGttgaaattcgacaggattccgtctatgctggtgaagatgtctacattgtggctcaacaggccacgcaagtttactatctcccatgggcgtgccagGACGATAAGAGGCTTAAGGGTTGGTTCCTTGTGCACTCGGTATCGCCACGCGGTAAATTGCCTGTCCCAactgatgatgattacaactttgacccaacgGCAGATAAcggagagttctatattcctgaGGGCCTAAATGGCCATTTGTCGATAGACATTGAATCGCTGATggacatggaagtagacaacgaggTTGATGAGGATGAGGGTGAAGTAGTGCAAGATCCTGAAGACATAATCATGCTAGAGAAATGGAGGGCTTGTCGCGAACTAGGTGTTGAGGACAGTACAGCTCAGGCACGCAAGGATTTCCAGTggagtgatagcgatgatgatgatgatgatgatgatgatagcgatgacGTGGAGCCAACCACTATCGTTCGTGGAGATGCATTCTAATTCATGTATATACTATATTGTTTAATTATTACTTTGTTTTTGCAATTATTACTTTGTTATTATTACTTTGTTATTATTCTAAttcatgtgctaattggtttaATCTCTGTCTTTGTTTTTGCAGGCATAGgacaaaatgccgggcggaagTAGACCGCGGCGAAACACAAAGTCGATCTACGCACGGGCCCCGACACCGACAGGCATCGATGACGAGGCGTTGGAGGTGCCGACGTCAGAGGAGACTCGGTCACGTCGTAGGACAGCGAGGCAGCAGCTCTTTCCCTCAGACGACGTGCAGGAGACCGGAGACgacagcgaggaggaggagggggaggaggaggagggggaggaggagacaCCAGGGGATTCGACTTCCTCAGGTTCGCGCAAGGTCTACCAGCGTGGGATCACACGTCTCCCTAGAGCGACGATCGCCTTGGAGCACCGTCCTGTGATTCGACCTGAAGGTTCTAAGTAAGTAACCATTTATGTTTTTACGACTtattcatatgacatgtttaacatTAAAACTtcagactaacaattcttcttactgaCTTGTGCAGAGGCTGGCAGATTGTGAGCGGGGGTGGTGCACGCAGTCCGAATGGCATGCTGGGCCTCCTGATTAAGAAGCACTACCCTGGCCTTATCGAACTCGACGACGGGACCAAGGTGGTGCCTTGGCATTGGTCGGACTTCTACAAAGTCAAGGACGCACACGAGGTCCCCATCGCGACAAAGATCAAGATGGAGTTTTGGGTGAGTTCTTATTGCACTGCTTTGTCGATACACATTCGCTGGACGTTTTTGAACTAATGAAACATGTAGGACTGGTTCACATGTGACGAGGGGTACGAGGACCGGGCGTCGGTGGTGCAGGACCGGGCCGCCATGGCGCGGGTGAAGGACATGTACTACGAGGCGCACGTCCAAGTCCTCGTCACCTACTACGCTGACGTGAAGCTTGAGAGGCTGCCACCCGCGGACGCCAAGAAGATGCTCCACTACCCTGAGACCGACGTTGCCAAGGACATCTACATGCAGGTAATTAAGGAACATTGCTTATGATTCCTTCCATGCAAATGAAGTAGAAGACGTTACTACTGATTCATCTTCTGCCATGTCATGTAGTTTCCTGCTGAATGGTGCAAAACATACATggactgctgggaggccattgtggacgccTGGAGAACGCCGGAGTCGTATGAGGAGCGTCGCAGTCGAAGTGAACGTGCCAAGATGAGGCAAGGGCCGGCACACCACCAAGGGAGCCGCTCCCTCGGACAGTACTGTGACGCATGGGTAAGCTTCTGTCgattgatttatttatttatttatttattctatctCATTACGTGTAATCGTCCTTGTGTGTTCCTTGCAGTCCCGCTACCATGACGGGCAGGTCATCAACTTGTACGAGGGCTACGCTTTGTCGAACAAGGGCAAAGCGTCTGATCCGAACAACGTCTTCAGCTCGGCagatgggcccgaggcgtacaccaacccGAACGTCTATGAAAAGATGGCCCGGTACACCGAGGCGGCTCGCCAGCGCTATGGTCCGGACTACGATCCAACCCAgcagcccctggacacagacctcgtGATGAGGACGGGAGGAGGGAAACCGCACGGCCAGTACTCGATTGCCAACAACGCAATCGATCCGACCAACGTTCCTAGCCTTCGTCAGATTCGTAGGTCCACCAGCACGACCTCCGACGTCCCCATACGCCGTCGGCAGCCGTCCACGTTGGCAGCGGTTCAGGTACCTTCAGTTCCATTCCTCGTTAATTGGTTTTACATATGTACCTAATTACCTGGGTGTGACATTGCAGTCCGAGCTGGCCGAGCTGCGGGCCGCGACAGAGGCCCGAGAGGAGGCCCATCGGCGGGAGATAGCGGCCAGAGAGGAGGCCCATCGGCAGGAGGCTTTGCGCTGGAGGCAGGACTTTGCCAGCTACATTCAGAGCATTCAGATCCCTGGTGCTGTCATGCCTCCTTTACCCGCCACGATGTTCGGTCCAGCACCTATTGACCCTACGGGGAGTACGGTGAGTATATATATTGGTCTCCATTGTTTTCACGAGGTCTGTGTAGCTACTAATGAGATCATGTCTACTTTGTGCAGTTAATGTcagcgggttcgaacccgactcctccagATGGACGTTCTCCTGGGTGGCAGGTTGTTTCGCCTCCGACATACTTCGGGCCTCCGGGTGGCGGTCTTCCTCGGCCTCCACAGTACGGGACCGGAGCGGCGGTGAGCTACCCTCTGCCACATACCCACCACGCGCACACCGGGTGGGAGCACCGCTACACGTCGGCGCCGCTCCAGCAAGGCCAGTCCTCATGGTCTTCGTGGCCTTCAGTTCAGGATGAGCATAGGGACCGTGGGTCGCACGAGGAGTGAAGTTCTTTTGGTTTGATGTTGGACTTGCGCACTTGTTTTTTATGTTTCGATGATCTGTGGACTGTATGGATATTAATGCTTATGGATGCTTGGATGTGATCTATATGTGAATTCGTGTTATATATGCGTGCATTTGGCTTATATATATAAATGTGtgatctgtgtactttaaagtGTGATATGTATATGAAAAAACaggagagaaaagagaaaaaaaaaaaatttccagctttgccgactgccctggcagtcggcaaagctgggcacCACAGCCTGCAAAACCAGGTTTGCCGACCGCCTTCCTGGTAGTCgggaaagcctttgccgactgcttttcTCCTGGCAGTCgggaaagcctttgccgactgccaggaagGCGGTCGGCAAAGGAGACGGGACGGGACGGCGACGGAGTCTTTACCGACTGGTTATACGGCCGTCGGGGAAGCCTTTACCGACTGCTGTCCGGAAGGCAGTCGGAAAAGAATTCTTTCCCGACATCTTCTCTCCCGGCacccctttgccgactgcctaggCGAAAaacggtcggcaaagcctttgccgaccgtttttcagcctttgccgactgctttcggcagtcggcaaagaggccgaTTCCTGTAGTGCATGGCGCAACTGGCACATATGACCGATCACTGTTTGGCTGGCTGCTTGAATAAGCTAAAATACTGTTTTAGCTagattgttgtaagagaaaattACTGCTCTAGCTAAAAGACACTGTTTATGTAAATCGTGCCCACATGagtgggccggccagccccagcCGCGGCAACCGTCCAGCCGAACACGCGTAAAGGCTGGCATCAGCTTTAACGGACAAAGTGATGGCTACAGCGGCGAAGGGGGAACAGGAGGGCATCTGCAATGAATGATGTGACGGGACGCGCCTCCATTCAGGCCGAGACGTGTCGGAGATCCTCTGCTGGTTCCGTCCGATGATCGATCAGGGGTGATCGTCCACTCATCTGCGGAACATGCCTGCAGATGATGGTCTGATGGTGGGCACATAGATACGACGCGTGCCCGTGGTCGCTAGATTTCTGCATGCCCCACAAGGGCAAAGCATTGCTGCTTCCGCGTGGGACAGCGGAAGGTTGAGATATTTTTGGGGCACGGCGGTACGGGGGTGCAATGTGGTCATGGACATGGAGTGTGCGGATA
This genomic interval carries:
- the LOC136511118 gene encoding uncharacterized protein — protein: MANRDWMYTGFARKDEDWVRGTSNFLDQAFGPAARGSIRMPCPCRSCKNSKRKIKDEIWKDLYRNGYVEDYKTWIFHGEKARIREEVRAELEKFDGDAGVDDMIVDFNEARGNERLVEEDPEETAKAFYEMMESAKKPLHKYTTLSQLECMGRLMGLKSQLNMSREGFNLMLQIFGEMLPEGHELPKNEYTSQKLLRALKMDYESIHACPNGCVLFRGEDLESATHCPKCKASRFVEVERSDGTKKQSPIPEKVLRYLPVIPRLQRLYMTEESAKQMRWHKNGKRYSGNMVHPSDGDAWKYFDAQHPRKAEEARNVRVAFATDRFNPYGMMAAPYTCWPVFVIPLNLPPGVMFDPKNVFLSLIIPGHPGNNMGVFMQPLWDELLRAWEKGVRTYDRASKRNFIMHVWYQYSLHDFLAYGIFSGWCVHGKFPCPTCKATVMFTWLKKGGKYSSFDKHRQFLDDNHEFRRDTKHFTKGVEVTDPKPEIMSGAQILAQLEALEIDPDNGGFKGYGETHMWTHVSGLHRLPYFKDLLLPHNIDVMHTEKNVAEALWATIMDIKEKSKDNVKARLDVEEICDRPKYVMKTPVEGKNWRRGPADYIIKRSDRKKVLEWIKTLMFPDGYAANLSRGVNLKTMKVLGMKSHDFHIWIERLLPAMTRGYLPELVWRVLAELSYFFRQLCAREISREVILELEHAAPQLICKLEMIFPPGFFLPMQHLILHLPREALLGGPVWARWCYTIERCLKTLRKKCKNKAKIEASVAEAFRVEEVSNFTKAYYAENTTPRYNKEWSLSTLSLFKGQLGRGSTATCKTLQQHEFHTIMMYVLLNLDEVVPYRT
- the LOC136511117 gene encoding uncharacterized protein, yielding MQDCRSQEQGGSRPVGSRSLGVAAGQATAEGSRREAACRLGRLGEETKRRQGENGRRRSGQRQESRRTSARPDGRAGRGEREGGRGGGTEDGRRGGRGRGREEEEEEGKGGGRRRKEGRGGARERKQARGGGRGGGTAGGKRAGRGQRCLRDRARAPGRGGSGRGRPGGGRRAGARHAGAAAAR